The Haloterrigena turkmenica DSM 5511 genome includes the window CTTAGAGGAGATCTTCCTCGAGGTCGCCAGCGAACCGGCCGGGAACGGCGACGGGAGCGCGAGCGACGGTCCAGCCGGACGAACCGGAACGGACGCCGCGGAGCGGACGGACGACGAGGCGGTGACCGAGGACGCGGCGGAGGCGGAGACGTGAGCGACGAGGCGGACCCCGATTCGGACCGTCGGTCGCGGCGTCGTCGACTCCGCGGTGCGCTGGCGCGGACGGCTCGGATCGCCCGCTGGGAGGTCTCTCGGAGCGCCGGCACCGTCGATCGGAAGACGGTGCTCGTGCTGGCGGCGCTGGCGCTCGTCGTCGGCGTCGTCGGCTTTTCGGCCGCCGGCGAGGGGCTCGGCCTCGAGGACGAGATCTACGTCGTCGCGGTCGACGAGGACAGCCGGTACCACGACGTCGCCGTCGAGAGCGAGGCGTTCAGACCGATGCCCCTCGACGAGCTCGTGATCGAGAACGGGGACGACGCCAACGCCGACGTGGTACTGACGCGAAACGGCGAACTCGCCCACTACGGCCCCCACGGGGAGGCCGCCCACGACGCGTTCATCGATGCGATCGACTCGTACAACGAGCAGCGGTTGCGCCAAGAGGCCAATCAGACGGCGGCCTATCCGGTCCACGTCGAACTCGACTACCAGAAGCGCGATTTCGACGGATCGGCGGAGCCGGACGAAAGCGACGGGGCGTCGAGCGACGGCTCGGACGACGGGACGGACGCCGGCTCCGGAACCGGGACCGAGACGACCGACGGGTCCGGCGGCGAGGACTCGAGCGACGGCGGCTCCGGCGACGATACCACCAGTGGAGGCGCTACCGGTGGGGACGCCGACGGTAGCGGTCAGAGCGACGGGACCGACGATAGCGGTGACGGTCGACTGCAGGTGCCGAACGTCGGCGCCAGCGGCGCAGTCGACGGGACGTCCGGACCGCCGGGATCGATCTCGCCGCCGTTTCCCTTCCAGTCGCTCCTGTTGGCGTTCCTCTTCGTCGTCCCGATGAACTTCGTCATTCAGGCCTACGGGAGCACGATCATGGACGAGCGGGTCAAGCGCCGCGGCGAACTGCTGCTCGTCTCGCCGGCCTCGAGACGCGAAATCGTTGCCGGGAAGACGCTGCCCTACCTGCTGGGGCTGATCGCCGTCGCGGTCGGGATCACCGTCGCGGTTCAGGGTGGCCTCCTCTCGATCGCCGCGGCGATTCCCATCGCGCTGCTGTTCCTCGCGGCGACGTTCGCCGGCGCGATGCTCGCCCGCTCGTACAAGGAACTGACGTTCGTGACGGTCACGATCAGCGTCTTCCTCACGACATACACGTTCATCCCGGCGGTGTTCGCCGACGTGAACCCGATCGCGCTGATCTCGCCGCTGACGCTGATCGTGACGAATCTGCAGGGCGAGTCGGTCTCCCTCGGGGAGTACGTCTTCTCGACCGCGCCGTTCTACTGCAGTGCCGCGGTCTGTTTCCTGCTCGGAATCGGCGTCTACCGCGAGGAGGACATGTTCGCCCAGAAGGCGCTCCCGGCGAAGGTGCTCGACGCGATCGCGAGCCGCCTCCATAGCTATCGGAGCGTCGCCGTCCTGACGATGCTGTTCATCCCCTTCGTTTTCGCCGGCCAGTTGCTCGCCGTCGCTGTGCTGTTCGCCGTCCCCGAGCAACTCGCCGTGCCGATCGTCATCGTCCTCGCGGCGGCCATCGAGGAGGTCGCCAAGAGCGTCCACGTCTACGCCGGCTTCGTCCGCTCGCGGTTCGACGCCTCGCTTCGCGTCGCCGCCGTCCTCGGCGTCTGCTCCGGCGCCGGCTTCTTCCTCGGCGAGAAGGTCACCCACGTCGTCCAGTTCGTCGGCCTCCCCGAGCTGACCGTCGGCGCCGCCGCGTTCGGTCCCGACCCCTCTGGGGGACCGCTCGTGCTCGTCGCGGTCTTCCTCGCGCCGCTGGTCTTGCACGTCGTGACGGCCGTGATATCGGCGATCGGCGCGAGTCGCGGGCCGAACGCGTACTCCGTCGGATTCCTGATCGCGACGCTCGTTCACGCGGGCTACAACCTGGGGGTGATCGCCCTTGTCGCGTGATCGCGATCGAAGCGACGGCCCCGCTCGCTCGAGCGACGAGTCGACGCCGATCCGACGCGGGCCGAATCCGCCGACGCCGACCGACGACGGCGACTCCCGCTTCGGTCTGCCGTTCGGTCCGCGCTGGGCCGTCGCCCGCCGCGAACTCGGCTCGCTGCGCTCCGAGAAGACCATCGTACTCGCGCTGGCGATCCAGCTGGTCATCGCGGCCTTCTCCTCGTTCCTGGTCGTCGGGCTCGTCTCGCTGTACGATCCGGGCTCCGTCGACGGCTACGGCAACCGGGTCGCCATCACCGGTGTGAACGAGGCGGATGTCGAGCGACTCAGCGGTCTCGCCAGCGAACAGGAGGGGCTCGAGCCGACGGTCGCCCAGTCCAGGGCCGACGCGTTCGCGGCCTTCGACGAGGGACAGGTCGCGGCCGTCCTCGAGGTGAGCAGAACCGCGGACGGGCGGCTGGTCGTCGACGCGACCGTCCCCGACGGGGGACTGGAGACAACGCTGCTGATCAGCCAGCTCCAGGAGCTGCTCGAGACCCTCGAGCACGAGGAGCGACTCGCCAACGCCGACGCGCTCGAGGCGCCGCCGCTCGACGTTCCCGACGAGGTCGGAGCGAGCCCGTACCTCGAGTTCACCTACACGATCCTCGTTCCGCTGTTGCTGTTCCTGCCGGTGTTCATCAGTGGCTCGATCGTCGTCGACTCGCTGATCGAGGAGCGCTCCCGCGGGACCCTCGAGTTGCTCCGAGTCAGTCCGCTCTCGCTCGTGGACGTGGCCGACGCGAAGCTCCTGACGATCGCCGCGCTGGCGCCGCTACAGGCGGTCGCCTGGCTCGCCCTGCTCGCGTTCAACGGGACCGTGATCGCCGCGCCGGCGGTGCTGATCGTCCTGGTCGCGGCGCTAGCGCTCACCGTCACCGCGGCGGCGGCCGGCGTCGCGCTCGTCGCCCCCGACAGGCGTCAGGCCCAACTCGCCTACTCCGGCGGGATCGTCGGCGCGCTGGTCCTGTCCACGTTGCTCCCCGAGCACCCGGCCAACACCGTCGCCAAGTTCGCCATCGGTAGCGCCACGGCGACGACGTGGCTGTCGCTCGCGACCTACTGTCTCGTCGCGGTCGGCGGCTACCTCGCGGTCAGGGCCGGTATCGAGCGGCTCAACAGCGACTCCCTGTAGCGTATTCGCCGTCGCTCACGGGATCGGCCGCGTATCTGATTTCGGAGCGCGGAACGAGATTCGAATTCGGATGTCGGCGGTGAACCGAGGTACGGCGGCGCGGTGGCGCGCGCCGGGCCGCGGTGAACAACCAGTGAACCGCGGCGTGAAACCGTGCGAGGGATGAGCGAGGGAGTGAACCGACCGAGCGAATCGGGTGGGGAGGATGTGGAAATCCCCGTTGCCACGGGTGCAGCGTGATCGAACCGTCTCGCAGCGTCGACAGCAGATCCCGTCCAGTCACACGGAACTCGGTCGAAGTCGTCCGCTGAAGTGTTCGAAGGGTCGTTCGGTGTTCTGCTATCGTGGCAACGGGGATGGCCGTGCCCTCCCCAACCGACTGCGGTCCTCGCTCCCACTGGTCGCTGCGGTCCTCGACCCTCGCGCGTCTCCGTGCCGCCGTACGTCGATTCCACGGTTCGGAGAACACCGTCTCGAGACCGTACTGCGCACAGTTCGAGCCGCTCGAGCCTACTCGTGATCACTGACACGGGAAAAACGATGAAAAACGGCTGAAACGGCGATAATGGCGGCCGGTTCAGTCGTTGCGACTGAACACGCTCTTGATTCGCGAGACGATCCCACTGTCGTCGTTGCGGTTCGCGTCTCGGTCGGTATGTTCGTCCGCCATAGGCGGGCGGCAGTACGATACGATCGAACTAAAAAATAACGGGGATCCGACCTGTCGCGTTCGCTGTCGGTCGTCTCGAGGTGGCAGTTGCCCCAGCACGTACTGTTTTTTCGACGGCGGCCGTCCACCCGGTATGGAGTACACCACGCTCGGTTCGACCGGCATGGAAGTCAGTCGCCTCTGTCTGGGTTGTATGAGCTTCGGCTCGAGCGACTGGCGCGAGTGGGTCCTCGAAGACGAGGAGAGTAAAGCGATCATCGAGCGGGCGATCGATCTCGGGATCAACTTCTTCGATACCGCGAACATGTACTCGCGGGGCGAGTCCGAGCGGATTCTGGGCGAGGCCCTCGAGGGCCACCGCGAGGAGTCGGTCGTCGCGACGAAGGGCTACTTCCAGATGCGCGAGGACGATCCGAACTCGGGCGGACTCTCCCGGAAGGCGATCGAGCAGGAACTCGCGGCCAGTCGCGAGCGTCTCGGGATGGACAGTATCGACCTCTACCAGATCCACCGCTGGGACGACGACACGCCGATCGAGACGACCATGCGGGCGCTCGACGACGCCGTTCGCCGGGGTCACGTCCGCTATCTCGGCGCCTCCTCGATGTGGGCACACCAGTTCGCCGAGTCGCTGCACACGAGCGACCGGCTGGGGCTCGAGCGGTTCGTCACGATGCAGAACCACTACAACCTCGTCTACCGCGAGGAGGAGCGAGAGATGTTGCCCCTCTGCGAGAAGGAGGACATCGGCGTCGTCCCGTGGTCGCCGCTGGCGCGGGGCTACCTCACGCGCCCGCACGAGGAGATCGACGCGACGACCCGCGGCGAGACGGAAGAGCACCTGTACGACCACCCCTACCGCGAGGGCGGCGGCCGGGAGATCAACGAGCGCGTCGCCGAGATCGCCGCCGACAAGGGCGCGACGATGGCCCAGATCGCGCTGGCGTGGCTGCTCCACAAGGACTGGGTCGATGCCCCGATCGTCGGGACGACCAGCGTCGAACACCTAGAGCAGGCCGTCGAGGCGCTCGAGATATCGCTGTCGGCGTCGGACATGGCCTACCTCGAGGAGCCCTACGAGCCGGTGTCGGTGTCGGGCCACAGCTGAGGCTGCGGCTGAGAGGGCGACGCCGGCTCGGGCTTACGGAATCTCCGTGAGGACCTCGCGTAGCTCGTCCTCGGTCCGCCACTCGTAGAGCCGCCCCTCGGACTCGAGCAAGTCGAAGACGCCGTCCTCCATCCAGCCGTAGGGATGGCGCTCCTCGGGGTACTCGCGCTTGAGCACGTGAGTTTTCTCGAAGTACTCCTCGGTGCCCGCGAGCAGCCCCTGTTCGACGAGGAAGCCGCTGGGTTCCCTCTCGGCGACGCCGACCACGTGGCTCACGAGGTCCGCGATCAGGCAGAACTTCTGGATGCCGTTGTCCCAGCCACCGTTCACGTCGTTCATCCGGAAGGCGTAGGCGTCCCGACGGCGGTTGAGCCGGTCGACGACGAGGTCGAGACGGCCCATCGGCTCGGGGTCGTAGTTCCCGAGGACGAAGTACGAGCGGTCGGTCTCGTAGATTGGCGTCAGCTCGCTCAGGGCCCGGAGGATCTCCTCGTTGTCCGCGATCGAGAGCTCCTCGGCCTCGAGTCGCTCCGTCGCGCTCGTGAGCACTGCCTCGGGAACTGGCGGCGACTCGTCGGTCATATCGCTCGATTTAGCGGAGACGACAATAGGGTTTTCTCCACCGTTTCCGTTTCCGAAACACGACCCCGTTTCGGAATCCACACGGCCAGTAGTTCACTCGGAGGTAATTTAGTCCAGGGTAAACTACTTGGTCGCGGGATCCGTACGCACTCGCATGAGCACCGACGTGGGTACGGCCAGCGGGACGGAGACGCGGGAACTCCTCCACTTCGTCACCCAGGAGACCCGGTTCGCGCTCGTCGCCAACATCCTGCAACACCCCGAGGGGCTGCCCTCGATGTACGAACTCGAGGAGCTAAACCCGAGCGTCAGCGAGGCCACCGTCTACAAACACGTCCAGAAGCTGATCGACGTCGGCATCGTCGAGGAGGTCGCGCTGCCCGACGACGAGCGCCGCCAGGGCTACCCCTGGAAGTTCTACGGCCTAACCGACGAGGGCCGGGCGTTCCTCGAGCGACACAACCTGCTGCAGGCCGAGGCAACGCTTAAACGTATCTACGGGACGATTTCCGATAAATCCGAAAAGATGGAGAAGTACGAGAACGCGCCCCGGCCCGAGCGCGACTGAGCCCGAGACGATTACCGACGCGTCTTCGACCGTTCGAGAGCCGGCCGCTCAGCTCATGAACAGCCGCCGGCCCGCGCGCTCGTGGCGCATCCCCATGATTTCGGCCAGCGGTGCGAACGAAACCATCGCTTCCGGCGCGTCGTCGACGTGGCGCTCGCAGACCGCGGTGATCACCGACTCGAGGTCCGCGAGCACCGACTGGATCTCCGTGTGGCCGAACCGGCCGAGCCGCTGGGCCGCGCCCAGCAACCCCGTCACGAACGAGTGGGCGTGGGCCAGGCAGGCCTCGCGCCGCGAGAGGCCCCGCGCCTGCGCGACGACGCCGAAGGCGATCGGGTAGTGGCCCGGCGTCTCGCCGGCCGCGACGGCGTCGGCGAAGGCCGTCTCGAGGCCGGGTCCGTCGACATCTGTCCCGTCGGAACCCTCGGCGTCGACATCGTCGCCGTCGGTCTCGGCCAGCAGCTCGCAGAGCTTCGCCCCGGCTTTCGTCGAACTCTCGCGGAACTCGCGGGGCATCGTCACCGCGTGGAGGCGCCCGTCGACCGCCAGCAGCGCCTCGAGATCTCCCGCCGCGCTCGCCGCGTGGGCGTTGGCCAGCGCCACGGTCTCGCAGGGGCCGACCACGCGCCGGAGGTAGGCCGCGATCAGCTCTCGGAGGTCGTCGCCGTCCGCGATCCGATCCTCGTTGATGTACTGCTCGAGGCCGTAGGAGGCCGTGTATCCGCCGACCGGCAGGAACGAGTCCGAGAGCCGAAGAGCCGAGAGGAACGCGCTCGCGTCTGCACTCGAGTCCGGTGTTCGGTCCGAGTCCGCGTTCGGATTCGCATCCGCGTCCCGGTCAGTGGTCATGGTCGTGTTCGCGGGAGTGGTCGTGGCCGTGACTGTGCTCGGCGCGCTCGTGGCCGCGTCCGTCGTGTGCGTGGGAGTGTTCGCGATCGCCGCCGTGCTCGTGAGCGTGATCGTGCCCGTGTTCGTGCTCACCGCCGTGACTGTGCTCGTGGTCGACGTCGTGAGCGCCGGCATCGTCGATATCCGTCACGAACAGGTCCGCCTCGACGGTCGTCTCCCGGATCTCCGAGCCCGGGACGACGTCGGCGACGACGCGCTCGACGATGTGGCGGTCGGCCTCGAGCGGGACGTAGACCACCCCGTCTTCGACCGCCAGATCCCAGTGCTGGTTGCCGATGCGGTGGCCGAGTTCGACCGCGGCCTCGAGCGCCTCGTCGGTCGCGTCGGGCAGCGAGACGGCCAGCGCGTCCCGCGGTTCGAAGGCGACGACGATCATGCGGTCGTCCTCGACCAGTAGTACGTCACCGGCCGAGACCGCGGCCGTGTCCACGACAACGCCGACGTCCGTTCCGGCATCGGTCGTCGCTCGAAATCGCGAACGCCGGCGGTTGTCCGCGTCGATGACGACGCGCTCGAGGGTCCCGCGCTCGTCGTGTTCCGCCCGTAACGCGGCCAGTTCGTCGTCGGCGTGGACGTTGCCGACGACGCCGTCGATGCGCTCCATCAGTATCGCCGGTCGGCGGGCGCGCCGACCCCCAGTAGCCGCCGTCTGGTCTCGTCCCACGCGGCCCGCAGCGTCTCGGTCACGTCGGCCTCGCGGTCGCCGAGGATACGGACGATCGCGCCGACCTCGTGGGGAAGCGTGGAGACGCCCGCTTCGACGTCGTCGCGGTCCGAGAGACGCTCGTGGATACCCTCGATCAGGGACTCGAGGAGATCCGACTCCTCGCTCGAGGCGGGCGCGAAGACATACAACGAGCCGACGACGCCGTACTCGCCGACGCTGGCCGGATCACGGGGCTCGCGCTCACTCGGCCGGAGGTCGACGGCGTCGGCACAGACCAGTCGGCCGTCGTGCTCGGCCTCGACGCGCGCGTGGTAGTGGTCGAACCCGAACGGCTCGTGGTCGGTCAACCCGTCCGGGACGAGCACGTCCGCGACGACGACGCAGGCGTCGTCGGCGAGGTCGACGTCGATCGTCTGGAGACACCGCGCGTCCTCGTTGACGATCGTCGGGCCGGGGAGGTACTCGAGGTAACTCCCCGACTGCGCCCGGAACGAGGCGTCGAGGTGGGCGTAGTTGGCGTCCATGCTGTGGACCTTCGTCGCGCTCTGTGTCGTCACGTGCGCGCGAGCCCCCTCGCGGGTCTCGACCCGCAACCGGTGTCGGTCGCCCTGCGCCACGCCGCCGGTGGGCTCCTGCGCGACGAGGGTCGTCAGTCCCGGCGCCGGATCGGTCTCGAGGGTGCCCGTCAGGTGGTAGGGGACCTTCACGCGGTCGCGGATCAGCCGGGTCGGGCCGTCGCCCCGCCGAGCGAACGTCGCCTCGAGCAGCCCGTTCTTCCCCGGACCGCCGGCGGGCGCCTGCGCGAGGGATTCGCCGGTGTAGCCCTCGAAGGCCGGCGGCAGGGGCGTCCCCTCGTCCGGCGTCGGAGAGCGCCCCGCGCTCACGCGAACAGCACCTCCTGCTCGACGTGCTCGAGCACGGCGTCGATCCCCTCGGCGTCCTTGCAGTCGGTGAAGACGAAGGGGTCGTCGCCGCGCACTTCGCTGGCGTCGGCCTCGATCACGTCCAGATCAGCGTCGACGTGGGGCGCGAGGTCGGTTTTGTTGACGACCAGCAGATCGGCCTGCGTGACGCCGGGCCCGCGCTTGCGCGGGATGTCCTCGCCTTCCGCGACCGAGATGACGAACAGGAAGTAGTCCGCGAGTTCGGGGTTGAACGTCGCGGCGAGGTTGTCGCCGCCGCTCTCGATCAGGACGATGTCCAGTTCGGGGTGGCGCTCGGTGAACTCGTCGACGGCCGCGAGGTTCATCGAGGGGTCCTCGCGGATGCCGGTGTGCGGACAGGCGCCGGTTTCGACCCCTTCGACGAGGTCCGCGGGCAGCAGGTCGGCGAACGTCTCCCGGAAGACGTCGGCGTCCTCCTGGGTCATGATGTCGTTGGCGATGACGCCGACCTCGTAGTCGCGCTCGACGAGTTCCGGCACGAGTCGCTTGACCAGCGCCGTCTTCCCGGAGCCGACGGGACCGCCGAGGCCGACCTTCGCGACGTCTCGGTACCCCATTATTCGACCTCCCCCTCGAGGTCCTCGCCGGGGCCCGGATCGACCGTCTTGAGTTGCTCGGGGCCGTCGGCCCGGATCGGGTCGTGGATCGTCACGAGCTTGGTGCCGTCGGGAAAGACGGGTTCGATCTGGATCATGTCGACCATCTCGGGGATGCCGTCCATCACGTCCTCGCGGGTGAGCAGCTGGGTCGCCTCCGAGCGGATCCGCGAGACGGACTTGCCCTCGCGAGCGGCCTCGCAGGCCCAGTCGGAGATGTAGGCGACCGTCTCGGGGTGGTTGAGCTTCACGCCGCGGTCCTTGCGTCGCCGGGCGAGTTCTGCGGCCATGAACACCGTGAGCCGCTCCATCTCCTTCGGCGAGAGGTTCATTCCCATCGAATCACCTCCCGGGACGGGTGTCTCGAGGCTGGTCGCGTCGGCGATACCGTCGTCGCGGGTGTCGTGGCTGTCGTGTCGTAGACCATAGGTTAGAGTAGGTAGCGCTGTGCGAGCGGAATCTCGTCGGCCGGATCGCAGGTGACGTGTTCGCCGTCCACTTCGACCTCGAACGTCTGGGCGTCGATCTCGATATCGTCCGGACAGTGGTCGTTGTGGACCATGTCGGACTTACAGACCTCGCGCGTGCCTGTGACGGGTCGAACGGGCGTTTTCAGGTCGTAGGCGTCGCCGACCTCGTTCTCGTAGGCGGCCTCGCTGACGAACGTCACCGAGAGGCCGTGTTTCGCCCGGCCCTGCGCGCCGGCGCGCTCACGGCCGATCACCGGTTCACAGGTCATCAGCGAGCCGTTGGCCTCGCCCATCTGGGACCAGACCGGGAAGCCGCCCTTGATCACGGCCTTCGGCTTGACGCCGAAGAAGGCCGGATCCCACAGGGCGATGTCGGCGAGTTTGCCGGGCTCGAGCGAGCCGACGTAGTCGTCGATCCCCGCCGTAATGGCGGGGTTGATCGTGTACTTGGCGACGTAGCGTTCGATGCGGGCGTTGTCGGCGTCGGTCCCCTCGTCGGCGGAGAGCGGGCCGCGCTGGGCCTTCATCTTGTGGGCGGTCTGCCACGTCCGACTGATTAGTTCGGCCATCCGGCCCATCGCCTGGGAGTCGGTGGTCATCATCGAGATGGCCCCCGTGTCGTGGAGCACGTCCTCGGCGCCGATCGTCTCCGCGCGGATGCGCGACTCGGCGAAGGCGACGTCCTCGGGGATGTCCGGATCGAGGTGGTGACAGACCATCACCATGTCGAGGTGCTCGTCAAACGTGTTCTCGGTGTAGGGCATCGACGGGTTCGTCGACGACGGCAGCATGTGCTCGTGGCCGATCAACTCGAGGACGTCCGGCGCGTGGCCGCCGCCGGCGCCCTCGATGTGGAAGGTGTGGATCGCGCGCCCGTCGATGGCGTCGAAGGTGTGCTCGACGAAGCCCGACTCGTTCAGCGTGTCCGTGTGGATGCAGACCTGAACGTCCTCCTCGTCGGCGACCTCGAGGCAGGTGTCGATCGCGGCGGGCGTCGACCCCCAGTCCTCGTGGAGCTTCATGCCGCAGGCGCCGGCCTCGATCTGCTCGACGAGCGCCTCGGGCCGGCTGCTGTTGCCCTTCGCGTAGAAGCCGACGTTGACGGGCCACTCTTCGGCGGCCTGCAGGAACCGCTGGATGTTCCGCGGCCCGGGCGTACAGGTCGTTGCACCGCCGCCGAAGCCGCCGCCGAGCATCGTCGTGACGCCCGATCCGAGCGCGTGATCGACCAGTTGCGGGCTGTTGAAGTGAACGTGGATGTCCAGCGCGCCGGGCGTCGCGATCAACCCGTCAGCGGGGATGGTATCGGTGCTCGGACCGATTACCATGTCGACGCCGTCCATGGTGTCTGGATTGCCGGCCTTCCCGACGCCGACGATCTTCCCGTCGCGGACGCCGATATCGCCCTTGCAAATCCCCAGCACGGGATCGATTATCACGACGTTCGTAAAGGCCCAGTCGAGGGTCCCTTCGGCCTGGGTCGTTCCCGACTGCATCCCCATCCCGTCGCGCATCGTCTTCCCGCCGCCGAAGACGGCCTCCTCGCCGGGAACGCCGTAGTCGGTCTCGATCTCCGCGAAGAGGTTCGTATCGCCGAGTCGGAGGCGATCGCCCTCGGTCGCGCCGAACAGTTCCGTGTACTCCTCGCGGGAAAGGTTGCGGCTCATTCGTCGCCCTCCGTCGCATCGTCGGTCACCGGAGCTTCCTCTGTCGTCGACTCCGTGATGTAGCCCCGTTCTCGAGCACGCTTTATCGCCCGCGCTTCGATCGCCTCGTCGTCGAGGTCGCCGCCGACCAGTCCGCCCATGCCGTGTACGATCCGGTCGCCGCCGATGGCGACGAGGTCGACCTCGCGCTCGCAGCCGGGTTCAAAGCGGATCGCAGTTCCCGCCGGAATGTCGAGTCGCATGCCGTAGGCGGTTTCACGATCGAACGTCAGACCGGGGTTCACCTCGAAGAAATGAAAATGCGAGCCGACCTGTACGGGCCGATCGCCGGTGTTCTCGACGGTCACCGTTCCCGTCTCGCGGCCCTCGTTGATCCGAACCGGTTCCTCGGCCGGGCGCAACTCGCCCGGAACGAACCCGCTCATCGGTCGATCACGCCGGCCGGCCGGCCGCCAGGTTGACGAAAACGATAGTTCATCACGGCGCAAAATAGGAGGACGAACGACGTAAATAGCTTCGGGAACAACAATACTTGCCCATCCGATTACGATATTCTACCACGATAGTCTAAATACCCCGTTCCTCAAATATCCACTCATAAAGGATATATTAGGATTGGGCGTTCGTTCGTCACCTCGCTCGCCGACGCGGCCCGACTCCCGCCGTCAGCGCCGGCTATCGCGCGCGATTCGTCTCGCCGCCTGCGGTATCGGAGTGTGGTCGCTATCGGAGCAGATCACCGCCTGCGAGTCCCGAGCGGCCGATCGAACCAACTCGTGCGGTGACGTTCGCCCGGATTCGGCGAATTTGACAACCCAGCAGAATAATACGGTGATTGGAGCGCCGGTACAACACCATCGTCCTAAAACGGTCACATCGACCGCGGACGGACGATGTGGTACTGTGGACGAATCTGATGACCATTCATCGAATATTATCGCCATCGACTTCAGTTCGTCAATCGAATCTCGAGTCAGATCCGTTCGTTCGATCTCCCCTCGAACGTG containing:
- the ureE gene encoding urease accessory protein UreE, translating into MERIDGVVGNVHADDELAALRAEHDERGTLERVVIDADNRRRSRFRATTDAGTDVGVVVDTAAVSAGDVLLVEDDRMIVVAFEPRDALAVSLPDATDEALEAAVELGHRIGNQHWDLAVEDGVVYVPLEADRHIVERVVADVVPGSEIRETTVEADLFVTDIDDAGAHDVDHEHSHGGEHEHGHDHAHEHGGDREHSHAHDGRGHERAEHSHGHDHSREHDHDH
- a CDS encoding aldo/keto reductase, producing the protein MEYTTLGSTGMEVSRLCLGCMSFGSSDWREWVLEDEESKAIIERAIDLGINFFDTANMYSRGESERILGEALEGHREESVVATKGYFQMREDDPNSGGLSRKAIEQELAASRERLGMDSIDLYQIHRWDDDTPIETTMRALDDAVRRGHVRYLGASSMWAHQFAESLHTSDRLGLERFVTMQNHYNLVYREEEREMLPLCEKEDIGVVPWSPLARGYLTRPHEEIDATTRGETEEHLYDHPYREGGGREINERVAEIAADKGATMAQIALAWLLHKDWVDAPIVGTTSVEHLEQAVEALEISLSASDMAYLEEPYEPVSVSGHS
- a CDS encoding ABC transporter permease subunit: MSDEADPDSDRRSRRRRLRGALARTARIARWEVSRSAGTVDRKTVLVLAALALVVGVVGFSAAGEGLGLEDEIYVVAVDEDSRYHDVAVESEAFRPMPLDELVIENGDDANADVVLTRNGELAHYGPHGEAAHDAFIDAIDSYNEQRLRQEANQTAAYPVHVELDYQKRDFDGSAEPDESDGASSDGSDDGTDAGSGTGTETTDGSGGEDSSDGGSGDDTTSGGATGGDADGSGQSDGTDDSGDGRLQVPNVGASGAVDGTSGPPGSISPPFPFQSLLLAFLFVVPMNFVIQAYGSTIMDERVKRRGELLLVSPASRREIVAGKTLPYLLGLIAVAVGITVAVQGGLLSIAAAIPIALLFLAATFAGAMLARSYKELTFVTVTISVFLTTYTFIPAVFADVNPIALISPLTLIVTNLQGESVSLGEYVFSTAPFYCSAAVCFLLGIGVYREEDMFAQKALPAKVLDAIASRLHSYRSVAVLTMLFIPFVFAGQLLAVAVLFAVPEQLAVPIVIVLAAAIEEVAKSVHVYAGFVRSRFDASLRVAAVLGVCSGAGFFLGEKVTHVVQFVGLPELTVGAAAFGPDPSGGPLVLVAVFLAPLVLHVVTAVISAIGASRGPNAYSVGFLIATLVHAGYNLGVIALVA
- a CDS encoding ABC transporter permease — translated: MSRDRDRSDGPARSSDESTPIRRGPNPPTPTDDGDSRFGLPFGPRWAVARRELGSLRSEKTIVLALAIQLVIAAFSSFLVVGLVSLYDPGSVDGYGNRVAITGVNEADVERLSGLASEQEGLEPTVAQSRADAFAAFDEGQVAAVLEVSRTADGRLVVDATVPDGGLETTLLISQLQELLETLEHEERLANADALEAPPLDVPDEVGASPYLEFTYTILVPLLLFLPVFISGSIVVDSLIEERSRGTLELLRVSPLSLVDVADAKLLTIAALAPLQAVAWLALLAFNGTVIAAPAVLIVLVAALALTVTAAAAGVALVAPDRRQAQLAYSGGIVGALVLSTLLPEHPANTVAKFAIGSATATTWLSLATYCLVAVGGYLAVRAGIERLNSDSL
- a CDS encoding helix-turn-helix transcriptional regulator, with amino-acid sequence MSTDVGTASGTETRELLHFVTQETRFALVANILQHPEGLPSMYELEELNPSVSEATVYKHVQKLIDVGIVEEVALPDDERRQGYPWKFYGLTDEGRAFLERHNLLQAEATLKRIYGTISDKSEKMEKYENAPRPERD
- the ureG gene encoding urease accessory protein UreG, with product MGYRDVAKVGLGGPVGSGKTALVKRLVPELVERDYEVGVIANDIMTQEDADVFRETFADLLPADLVEGVETGACPHTGIREDPSMNLAAVDEFTERHPELDIVLIESGGDNLAATFNPELADYFLFVISVAEGEDIPRKRGPGVTQADLLVVNKTDLAPHVDADLDVIEADASEVRGDDPFVFTDCKDAEGIDAVLEHVEQEVLFA
- a CDS encoding urease accessory protein UreD — its product is MSAGRSPTPDEGTPLPPAFEGYTGESLAQAPAGGPGKNGLLEATFARRGDGPTRLIRDRVKVPYHLTGTLETDPAPGLTTLVAQEPTGGVAQGDRHRLRVETREGARAHVTTQSATKVHSMDANYAHLDASFRAQSGSYLEYLPGPTIVNEDARCLQTIDVDLADDACVVVADVLVPDGLTDHEPFGFDHYHARVEAEHDGRLVCADAVDLRPSEREPRDPASVGEYGVVGSLYVFAPASSEESDLLESLIEGIHERLSDRDDVEAGVSTLPHEVGAIVRILGDREADVTETLRAAWDETRRRLLGVGAPADRRY
- a CDS encoding urease subunit gamma, producing MGMNLSPKEMERLTVFMAAELARRRKDRGVKLNHPETVAYISDWACEAAREGKSVSRIRSEATQLLTREDVMDGIPEMVDMIQIEPVFPDGTKLVTIHDPIRADGPEQLKTVDPGPGEDLEGEVE
- a CDS encoding urease accessory protein UreF — translated: MTTDRDADANPNADSDRTPDSSADASAFLSALRLSDSFLPVGGYTASYGLEQYINEDRIADGDDLRELIAAYLRRVVGPCETVALANAHAASAAGDLEALLAVDGRLHAVTMPREFRESSTKAGAKLCELLAETDGDDVDAEGSDGTDVDGPGLETAFADAVAAGETPGHYPIAFGVVAQARGLSRREACLAHAHSFVTGLLGAAQRLGRFGHTEIQSVLADLESVITAVCERHVDDAPEAMVSFAPLAEIMGMRHERAGRRLFMS